The following proteins are encoded in a genomic region of Hydra vulgaris chromosome 05, alternate assembly HydraT2T_AEP:
- the LOC136080475 gene encoding uncharacterized protein LOC136080475 isoform X2: MNQESVSISPCVLCTCVVNTEFQGGTVGEGNFVCKTCYDSIEVMANSEKVVSEVVEKFTKKEFDEIAASSTLKMIFSGKLHSYRHNIYKEGGSRKKNMINFENRSNFVDLLSKDQSSFLYMALGSNFRETKYNDYIYKVIIPECFVSLFSKFMHWSRIQAEVFLEKFFSAKNKPLEKKAASHVSNESMKIEIMRALENDDFHAASTVISKLKASASKNSGSKEVKTRRKVKCPKCNE; encoded by the exons ATGAATCAAGAATCTGTTTCAATTTCACCTTGTGTATTATGCACATGTGTTGTGAACACCGAATTTCAAGGTGGTACTGTTGGTGAAGgaaattttgtttgtaaaactTGTTAtg ATAGCATTGAGGTTATGGCAAATTCAGAAAAAGTTGTTTCTGAAG ttgtggaaaaatttacaaaaaaggaGTTTGATGAAATTGCTGCATCttcaacattaaaaatgattttttctggaaaa ttgcATAGTTATAggcataacatatataaagaaGGAGGTTCACGAAAAa aaaatatgatcaattttgaaaatagatCAAATTTTGTTGATCTCCTGTCTAAGGATCAATccagttttttatatatggcATTAGGCTCAAATTTTCGTGAAACTAAG tacaACGATTACATCTACAAAGTTATTATTCCAGAATGCTTTGTtagtcttttttcaaaatttatgcaTTGGTCCAGAATTCAG gctGAAGTTTTTTTGGAGAAGTTTTTTTCTGCAAA GAATAAACCTTTGGAAAAGAAAGCAGCTTCACACGTGTCAAATGAAAG catgaaaattgaaataatgaGAGCTCTTGAAAATGATGATTTCCATGCTGCATCAacg gtCATTTCAAAACTCAAAGCTTCTGCTTCAAAAAATTCCGGTTCAAAAGAGGTTAAAACTCGTCGAAAAGTTAAATGTCCTAAATGTAATGA